The genomic segment ATTTATACTTGATTGTGCGCAATCTATGATACATTTTAAACATGAATTTGAAAAATGGGATGTTGATTTTGCTGTATTTTCAGGACATAAAATGTTTGCAAGTCAAGGTATAGGAATACTTTATGGTAAAAAGGAATTACTTAATATTACTAAACCTTTCATATTTGGTGGAGATATGGTTGAATATGTTACTGAAAGTAGTGCAGAATTCAAAGAAGTACCTCATAAATTTGAAGGTGGAACTTTAAATATATCTGGAATTAAATCATTATCAAGTGCGATAGATTTTATTGAAGATATAGGGTATGATAAAATTGAAGAAAAAGAAATAGAACTTATGAGATATTTACTTTTTTCTTTATCAAGACTTGATTTTGTAGAAACATATTATACAGAGACAGCAGATAGAGTAGCTATAGTTGCATTTAATGTTAAAGGAGTTCATTCTCATGATGTTTCCTTTATACTTGATAGCTATAAGGTAATGGTAAGGTCAGGACAACATTGCTGCGCACCTTTAATGAGATTTATGGGAATTAATTCTTGTTGTAGAATAAGTTTATCAATATATAACACAGAAGAAGATATAGATAAACTTATAGAAGGATTGGAAAAAGTAAAAGAAGTGTTTAAATAAAGGAATGAGTAAGTATGAATTATTAAAATTCATATTTACTCTTTTTTC from the Pseudostreptobacillus hongkongensis genome contains:
- a CDS encoding SufS family cysteine desulfurase, which translates into the protein MENIKNKFPIFNNKDIHYLDTAATSQKPESVIESIKEYYENENGNAGRGTHELALLNSAIVETTRKKIADFVGVSDPDCIVYTKNTTESLNILAFSYAMYNLKEGDEIILAISNHHANIVPWLEVAKIKNIRLRYVYLDKDGNIDIDELMYMLNSKTKIVSISAVVNSTGVIQNFKDISKMSHSVGAKFILDCAQSMIHFKHEFEKWDVDFAVFSGHKMFASQGIGILYGKKELLNITKPFIFGGDMVEYVTESSAEFKEVPHKFEGGTLNISGIKSLSSAIDFIEDIGYDKIEEKEIELMRYLLFSLSRLDFVETYYTETADRVAIVAFNVKGVHSHDVSFILDSYKVMVRSGQHCCAPLMRFMGINSCCRISLSIYNTEEDIDKLIEGLEKVKEVFK